Proteins from one Candidatus Methylomirabilota bacterium genomic window:
- a CDS encoding EthD domain-containing protein, whose amino-acid sequence MIKVVTCIKRRPGMSVEDFQAYWRERHPEVVVRLPGIRRYVQSHTRPAGYRTGTPVWDGIAEVWFDDGRAMHALRGSPEMAAVEADEARFIDRAATRVIATDEHVIKNEPVPAGAAKNVELVTRKPGLAVAEFQRYWRDIHGPLAAQIPMIRRYVQSHTRASAYERGRTPAYDGVAITWFDDTQAMRASAGTAQYALVRADEPHFIAPGALPIIITTEHVILP is encoded by the coding sequence GTGATCAAGGTCGTCACCTGCATCAAGCGCCGGCCCGGGATGTCGGTGGAGGATTTCCAGGCCTACTGGCGCGAGCGTCATCCCGAGGTGGTGGTGCGCTTGCCCGGCATCCGGCGCTACGTCCAGTCGCACACGCGGCCGGCCGGCTATCGCACGGGCACGCCGGTCTGGGACGGCATCGCCGAGGTCTGGTTCGACGACGGCCGCGCGATGCACGCGTTGCGGGGCAGCCCGGAGATGGCGGCGGTCGAGGCCGACGAGGCGCGCTTCATCGACCGCGCGGCGACGCGGGTGATCGCCACCGACGAGCACGTCATCAAGAACGAGCCGGTGCCGGCCGGGGCCGCCAAGAACGTGGAGCTCGTCACCCGCAAGCCCGGTCTCGCGGTGGCGGAGTTCCAGCGCTACTGGCGAGACATCCACGGTCCACTGGCCGCCCAGATCCCCATGATCCGCCGCTACGTGCAGAGCCACACGCGCGCCTCCGCCTACGAGCGGGGACGGACGCCCGCCTACGACGGCGTGGCCATCACGTGGTTCGACGACACCCAGGCGATGCGCGCCTCCGCCGGCACCGCCCAGTACGCGCTCGTGCGGGCCGACGAGCCGCACTTCATCGCGCCGGGCGCGCTGCCGATCATCATCACCACCGAGCACGTGATCCTGCCCTAG
- a CDS encoding MmgE/PrpD family protein: protein MPDDRRTPVADALIDFALGLDLRTLPGAVTEAAALCLTDWIGAAIRGSTEPLAAALDTVVGASGGDPQATIIGRGRRTSALLAALANGAQGHALDFDDTHLASIVHGSAPVAPAALAVAEWRGRSGAAVLEAFVAGFEVETRIGRVIGPLLADRGFHVTAVLGHFGAVAAAGRLLGLTAEPMGRALGIAGTQAAGLEQSLGTMSKPLHPGKAAMNGILAALLAREGFTGPTGILDARPGLPGTFVGLTDLSPALADLGTRFEILDNSTKLYAACHLLHATIDAGRAIRERAAPAAEAIAEVECHVPPLAVKVAAIPAPRTGLEAKFSAAYCAALALSRGDAAESDFAAPEPSLLALAGRIRPVADSTLRIPEARMRVRLRDGRVLDEAVRAARGTPGRPVSRRDVEEKFRRLAGVVLPGAQVDRLLEHLGRLPTLPDVGPLLRLTFKGERP from the coding sequence ATGCCCGACGATCGCCGGACCCCGGTCGCCGACGCGCTCATCGACTTCGCGCTGGGTCTCGACCTGCGCACGCTCCCCGGCGCGGTGACCGAGGCCGCGGCGCTCTGCCTCACCGACTGGATCGGCGCGGCCATTCGAGGCTCGACCGAGCCGCTGGCCGCCGCGCTCGACACGGTGGTGGGCGCCAGCGGCGGGGACCCGCAGGCGACGATCATCGGGCGCGGCCGCCGGACCAGCGCGCTGCTGGCCGCGCTGGCCAACGGCGCCCAGGGGCACGCGCTCGACTTCGACGACACGCACCTGGCCTCGATCGTCCACGGCTCGGCGCCGGTCGCGCCGGCGGCGCTGGCCGTCGCGGAGTGGCGCGGCCGCTCCGGCGCGGCCGTGCTCGAAGCCTTCGTCGCCGGCTTCGAGGTCGAGACGCGGATCGGCCGGGTGATCGGCCCGTTGCTCGCCGACCGCGGCTTCCACGTCACCGCGGTCCTCGGCCACTTCGGGGCAGTCGCGGCGGCGGGCCGGCTGCTGGGGCTCACCGCCGAGCCGATGGGCCGCGCCCTCGGCATCGCGGGCACGCAGGCCGCCGGGCTCGAGCAGTCGCTCGGCACGATGAGCAAGCCGCTCCATCCGGGCAAGGCCGCCATGAACGGCATCCTGGCCGCCCTGCTCGCCCGCGAGGGCTTCACCGGCCCCACCGGGATCCTGGACGCGCGGCCCGGCTTGCCCGGCACCTTCGTCGGCCTCACCGACCTGAGCCCGGCCCTGGCGGATCTGGGCACCCGCTTCGAGATCCTCGACAACAGCACCAAGCTCTACGCGGCCTGCCATCTGCTGCACGCGACGATCGACGCCGGCCGCGCGATCCGCGAGCGCGCCGCACCGGCGGCCGAGGCGATCGCCGAAGTCGAGTGCCACGTGCCGCCGCTCGCGGTCAAGGTCGCGGCGATTCCGGCGCCCCGCACCGGGCTCGAGGCCAAGTTCAGCGCGGCCTACTGCGCGGCGCTCGCGCTCAGCCGGGGCGACGCCGCCGAGTCCGACTTCGCCGCGCCCGAGCCGAGCCTGCTCGCGCTGGCCGGCCGCATCCGGCCGGTGGCCGACTCCACGCTCCGCATCCCCGAGGCCCGCATGCGCGTGCGGCTGCGTGACGGGCGCGTGCTCGACGAGGCGGTGCGGGCGGCGCGCGGCACGCCCGGCCGTCCGGTGTCTCGACGCGACGTGGAGGAGAAGTTCCGCCGGCTGGCCGGCGTCGTCCTGCCCGGCGCGCAGGTGGACCGGCTCCTGGAGCACCTCGGGCGTCTGCCCACGCTGCCCGACGTCGGACCACTGCTGCGCCTCACCTTCAAAGGAGAGCGGCCATGA